A single genomic interval of Arctopsyche grandis isolate Sample6627 chromosome 8, ASM5162203v2, whole genome shotgun sequence harbors:
- the LOC143915881 gene encoding dynein intermediate chain 2, ciliary, whose amino-acid sequence MGLGEIEDLSEILKAKPLLKPPDQECLSEAELREEITRVLSTTDPSLSVNEVIYSFSQGEFVPKPCEGTGRSYVLYVLQGTAIRKDGKEAKAQIDAGYGGVNLDDSGPKKTKAKKSEEEEEEEEEEAPAEEEPAEDDAEDGEEQNRDEAASDNDGETNVDNEPTALETEETTADQEVEEIEETEDSIVIQPKITKLANQFNFCERAALTVNYPSRNVDTQTVPPPRATFSATALQSIIYDYYLEDQEKEKEREADKTKKAKKKIPSLKDKTDKEIKEEQMQNRCREAWNILERLVNQNIYDDIAHDYRYWEDPSDEFRDGDGSLLPLWKFSYERMKNCSITAAMWNPFYHDLFAVAYGTFDFMNNQKDGCLCLFTIKNPSFPEYAVMTESPVISLDIHKKYPYLIVVGLYDGNVCVYNTQLTLEKTYQYKSDSVASKHGSLVWEVRWGPDLTDGECSFFSVSGDGRVSSWAVLPSELLGSTAISLILPQSMTPNPTGSMIPLKGCGTCITFHPDKEEIFLVGTEEGLVHKCSKAYSRNYLSTLEAHHMPVYRIDYNKYDNNVFATCSADWKVKIWEDARLEPLFVFDLGSSVGDVKWAPYSSTVFAAATSEGKVFVFDLNVNKYKPICIQNIVSKKNKKLTRIDFNYNLPIIICGDSKGTVHLLKLSPNLRVLSKPPKKQQNLDQKTLEEMKLAKLLSLVRDPPTVPEVIDEKVEED is encoded by the exons ATGGGATTGGGAGAGATAGAAGATTTAAGCGAAATCCTCAAAGCGAAACCCCTTCTAAAACCACCAGATCAAGAATGTCTTTCAGAAGcg GAACTACGAGAAGAAATCACACGAGTGTTGAGTACTACTGATCCATCGTTAAGTGTCAATGAAGTCATATATAGTTTTTCTCAAGGAGAATTTGTGCCGAAGCCTTGTGAAGGTACAGGAAGATCTTATGTTCTGTACGTACTTCAAGGTACTGCCATTCGAAAGGATGGCAAAGAGGCGAAGGCTCAAATTGATGCTGGATATg GAGGAGTAAATTTAGATGATTCAGGTCCGAAAAAAACTAAAGCTAAAAAGAGCGAAGAAGAAGAGGAAGAAGAGGAGGAAGAAGCACCAGCAGAAGAAGAGCCAGCAGAAG ACGATGCTGAAGATGGAGAAGAACAAAATCGTGACGAGGCCGCTTCAGATAATGATGGTGAGACTAATGTTGATAATGAACCAACTGCGCTAGAAACAGAAGAAACTACTGCAGATCAAGAAGTAGAAGAGATTGAGGAAACGGAAGATTCAATTGTCATTCAACCGAAAATTACTAAACTTGCCAATCAATTTAACTTCTGCGAAAGGGCAGCTCTCACTGTCAATTATCCTAGTCGA AATGTTGACACTCAAACAGTCCCACCACCGAGAGCAACATTCTCAGCAACAGCCTTACAATCTATCATATATGATTATTATCTGGAAGAtcaagagaaagaaaaagaaagagaaGCAGATAAAACTAAAAAG GCCAAAAAGAAAATACCAAGCCTAAAAGACAAAACTgacaaagaaatcaaagaagaaCAAATGCAAAATAGATGTCGAGAAGCATGGAATATCTTAGAAAGATTAgtgaatcaaaatatttatgatgatattg CTCACGATTATAGATATTGGGAAGATCCATCTGATGAATTCCGGGATGGTGATGGGTCTCTTCTACCTCTCTGGAAGTTTTCTTATGAACGCATGAAAAACTGTTCCATCACAGCCGCTATGTGGAATCCTTTCTATCATGATCTCTTCGCAGTAGCCTACGGAACAT TCGATTTCATGAACAATCAAAAAGATGGATGTCTTTGTTTGTTTACCATCAAAAACCCTTCATTCCCAGAATATGCTGTAATGACTGAATCTCCTGTGATCagtttagatatacataaaAAGTATCCTTATTTAATTGTCGTTG gATTGTATGATGGAAATGTTTGTGTTTACAATACTCAACTAACACTTGAAAAAACTTATCAATATAAGAGCGATTCAGTTGCCTCTAAGCATGGAAGTTTGGTATGGGAG GTACGATGGGGTCCGGATTTGACTGATGGTGAATGCAGTTTCTTTTCTGTGTCCGGCGATGGAAGAGTTTCCTCTTGGGCAGTTTTACCAAGTGAATTATTGGGATCAACTGCTATTTCGTTAATTCTTCCTCAAAGCATGACTCCAAATCCTACTGGTTCTATGATTCCGTTGAAAG GCTGTGGAACATGTATTACATTCCATCCAGATAAGGAGGAAATATTTTTAGTCGGTACTGAAGAAGGCTTGGTTCACAAATGTAGCAAAGCATACTCTCGAAATTATTTAAGCACTTTAGAAGCGCATCACATGCCTGTTTATAGGATTGACtataataaatatgacaataatgTTTTTGCAACCTGTAGTGCTGATTGGAAAGTAAAAATTTGGGAAGATGCTAGACT TGAACCATTGTTTGTGTTCGATTTAGGATCTAGTGTTGGTGATGTAAAATGGGCACCATATTCAAGCACTGTATTTGCAGCTGCTACATCAGAGggaaaa GTTTTCGTTTTTGATCTTAATGTTAATAAATACAAGCctatttgtatacaaaatatagTATCTAAAAAGAACAAAAAGCTTACCAGAATTGATTTCAACTATAACTTACCAATTATTATATGTGGTGATTCAAA GGGTACAGtccatttattaaaattgtctCCAAACTTACGTGTACTATCTAAGCCTCccaaaaaacaacaaaatctAGATCAAAAGACATTGGAAGAAATGAAACTTGCTAAATTATTAAGTCTTGTGAGAGATCCACCTACTGTTCCAGAAGTTATTGATGAAAAAGTTGAAGAAGATTAA